The following coding sequences are from one Chloroflexota bacterium window:
- a CDS encoding metalloregulator ArsR/SmtB family transcription factor, whose translation MDRDTITEIYERHAQVCQTMAEPKRLRIINELREGERSVNELAASLGLRQATVSQHLTILRHRGIVLTRREGTKIYYRLASPKIIQACDLMREVLTEQLAHSLELSRDLQP comes from the coding sequence TTGGACAGGGACACCATCACCGAAATATACGAACGGCACGCCCAGGTGTGCCAAACTATGGCCGAGCCCAAACGGCTACGCATTATAAACGAACTGCGCGAGGGCGAAAGGTCCGTGAACGAGCTCGCTGCAAGCCTGGGACTTCGCCAGGCTACCGTTTCCCAACACCTCACCATTCTGCGCCATCGCGGCATCGTCCTCACCCGCCGCGAAGGCACCAAAATTTACTACCGTCTGGCTAGCCCTAAGATCATCCAGGCCTGCGACCTCATGCGAGAGGTGCTCACCGAACAGTTGGCTCATAGCCTAGAGCTATCCCGAGACCTTCAACCCTGA